The Scophthalmus maximus strain ysfricsl-2021 chromosome 7, ASM2237912v1, whole genome shotgun sequence genome includes a window with the following:
- the mical3a gene encoding protein-methionine sulfoxide oxidase mical3a isoform X27, with the protein MGDGGAGATGGNGANRSHVLFDSFVQASTCKGTLKAFQELCDHTEVRPTEHRVFYHKLKSKLNYWKAKALWAKLDKRASHKEYKKGRACANSKCLIIGAGPCGLRTAIELAFLGARVVLLEKRDAFSRNNVLHLWPFTIQDLRGLGAKKFYGKFCAGAIDHISIRQLQLMLLKVALLLGIEIHVNVEFKGLIEPPGDQETERIGWRAEVHPRTHPVNELEFDVIIGADGRRNTLPGFGRKEFRGKLAIAITANFINRHTSAEAKVEEISGVAFIFNQKFFQDLREATGIDLENIVYYKDDTHYFVMTAKKQSLLEKGVILHDYADTEMLLSRANVDQAALLSYAREAADFSTSQQLPTLDFAINHYGQPDVAMFDFTCMYASENAAMVRQRNGHQLLVALVGDSLLEPFWPMGTGIARGFLAAMDSGWMVKSWAQGKTPLEVLAERESIYRLLPQTTTENISKNFNQYCVDPTTRYPNISLNFLKPSQVRHLIDTGESREMRIEIENVINSSTPKLARNESIARSSKLLNWCQRQTEGYRNVKVTDLTMSWKSGLALCALIHRYRPDLIDFDSLDERDQEKNNQLGFDVAEKEFCISPCMTGKEMSSVVEPDKLSMVMYLSQFYEMFKDTVPPGDKQNMSPEEKAALIASTKSPISFLSKLGQSIAISRKRNPKDKKEKDVDGLGKRRKTSQSEDEELSRASRDDRPCVPALQSERKMDCAAVGNHNKVKVMATQLLAKFEENAPAQHSGLKRQGSLRKDFPVNIGGSDVCFFCRKRVYVMERLSAEGKFFHRSCFKCDYCNTTLRLSSYAFDVEDGKFYCKPHYCYRLSGYAQRKRPAPSPAPITAKENLTPQSSPSAVDAPGRAMAAAAPSSELQPSVPEVNGLQEPSLAKRLRGTPERIELENYRLSLQREEELEEVPEETLAEHNLSSVLDKATDADLGSSSSESDMEEEDEQEDQDLDQDQEEEEAEDQQLASPSDLGGVPWKEAVELHAKLRGDPGDEDDEEGEGEGEHDALGDAASRNGELDEEEEEEEEEDEDDEESSDEPCEDEDLEAEANSPDMEPGTEMDQDDIPSDAEAESRLHQSEDAGALPEEDKKSESVGVSSGVEPSSISPMQKDVVLSPLEPPPEPETQILLVKSPGTRFFSDPFIPEETTAERTAPSPAARSPLCPSPVPSPPAAAAAAASPVNVSAASPPSSPTRSPVASPLKPAIKSPVRSPVRSPVSPPIRSQPTPLPETRTPISPVYPHRSICPLTGNPLSPICAQPLPCHEPSSPLTSDSPVRTQPVPAVTSTPMGQTDRGTPEPSKSIDSSTEEAKKTDIIEEFWQKSAEIRKSLGLTPLDRSSKIFEKSVVKEAPSQDPTPVKAPGVSEEQKPAFTGRAVIRRLNITLEGQVITPVAPAELKSNGSDKRDLSSSSGLGLNGSMATSQTANSDSYTMSDSTMLTPPSSPPPPVPANQSPAVFRQQRHQVSWSNGTERLPPERVKEPQKSRTPVPAPRTQLSPASQPKPAPRKVPSPQAAAEAAPEVAPDAAHEAAPVVVMRVKKKPRSEEVRKSFVETVEEIPFADDVEETYDERTPETSMNRYYTPPTSKPSRVKPPLHLALAMENGKPNIPASKAQRATQFSPEAKEIAEERIRAREKSVKSQALKEAMAKQLNRMKESDIDKGASPKVAWSATPDAAGKSKKPAASPKSSAVKALEKKTETLPERFFSSNKSLDSSVASSDGSSAGKSKKRSSLFSPRKNKKEKKAKNDGSRLSGADETPPKHKSLWKAVFSGYKKDKKKKDDKSCPSTPSSSSTTQDSGKKGTSPTGKSSDLKSRRNLSFSEDSDLSCDDVLERSSQKSKADSVYVPHALAFKRSYATKKTYTEEELNAKLTRRVQKAARRQAKQEELKRLHRAQIIQRQLEQVEEKQRQLEERGVAVEKALRGEADYWGDSNYSEILDLHLGGMGKKDDPKLMQEWFKLVQEKNALVRYESELMIFARELELEDRQSRLQQELRERMAVEDHLKTDKELAQERQILNEMLEVVEQRDALVALLEEQRLREKEEDKDLEGVMLSKGFNLNWV; encoded by the exons ATGGGGGATGGAGGTGCTGGTGCCACCGGAGGAAACGGGGCGAATCGGTCCCACGTCCTGTTCGACAGCTTCGTCCAGGCGTCCACGTGCAAGGGCACGCTCAAGGCCTTCCAGGAGCTGTGCGACCACACAGAGGTCAGGCCCACGGAGCACCGGGTCTTCTATCACAAGCTCAAGTCCAAGCTCAACTACTGGAAGGCCAAGGCGCTCTGGGCCAAGCTGGACAAGAGGGCCAGCCACAAGGAGTACAAGAAGGGTCGCGCCTGTGCCAACTCAAAG TGTCTGATCATCGGTGCGGGGCCATGCGGCTTACGTACCGCCATCGAGCTGGCCTTCCTGGGGGCCAGAGTGGTGCTGCTGGAGAAGAGAGACGCCTTCTCCAGGAACAACGTGCTGCACCTCTGGCCCTTCACCATCCAGGACCTCAGGGGCCTCGGGGCCAAGAAGTTCTACGGGAAGTTCTGTGCCGGTGCCATCGATCATATCA GTATTCGTCAGCTCCAGCTGATGCTGCTCAAAGTGGCTCTCCTCCTGGGCATTGAGATCCATGTCAACGTAGAGTTCAAGGGTCTCATTGAGCCCCCCGGCGATCAAGAAACTGAAA GGATAGGCTGGAGGGCTGAGGTCCACCCCAGGACGCACCCTGTCAACGAGCTGGAGTTCGATGTCATCATCGGAGCAGACGGAAGGAGAAATACCTTACCAG GGTTTGGGCGTAAGGAGTTCCGGGGCAAGCTCGCGATCGCCATCACCGCCAACTTCATCAACAGGCACACGTCGGCGGAGGCAAAGGTTGAAGAGATCAGCGGTGTGGCCTTCATCTTCAACCAGAAGTTCTTTCAAGACCTCCGAGAAGCCACAG GTATTGACCTGGAAAACATCGTTTACTACAAGGATGACACGCACTACTTTGTGATGACTGCCAAAAAGCAGAGCCTGTTGGAGAAAGGAGTCATTCTGCAT GACTATGCGGACACAGAGATGCTGCTTTCCCGAGCTAACGTAGACCAGGCCGCCCTGCTCTCTTACGCCCGAGAGGCTGCGGATTTCTCCACCAGCCAACAGCTGCCCACACTGGACTTTGCCATCAACCACTACGGCCAGCCGGATGTGGCCATGTTCGACTTCACCTGCATGTACGCCTCGGAGAACGCCGCCATGGTGCGCCAGCGCAACGGCCACCAGCTGCTGGTGGCGCTGGTGGGCGACAGCCTGTTGGAG CCCTTCTGGCCCATGGGCACCGGCATCGCCCGAGGTTTCCTGGCGGCCATGGACTCAGGCTGGATGGTGAAGAGCTGGGCTCAAGGAAAAACCCCACTGGAGGTGCTGGCTGAGAG GGAGAGTATCTACCGCCTGCTGCCCCAGACCACAACGGAAAACATCAGCAAGAACTTCAATCAGTACTGCGTGGATCCGACCACGCGCTACCCCAACATAAGCCTTAACTTCCTTAAGCCCAGCCAG GTTCGGCATCTCATCGACACGGGGGAGTCGAGGGAAATGCGCATAGAAATAGAGAACGTTATCAACTCGTCGACGCCCAAGTTGGCCAGGAATG AATCCATCGCTCGATCTAGTAAGCTGCTCAACTGGTGCCAGAGACAAACGGAGGGATACAGGAATGTTAAAGTCACAGACCTCACCATGTCCTGGAAGAGCGGTCTGGCCCTGTGTGCCCTCATCCACCGGTATAGACCGGATCTCAT TGACTTTGACTCGCTGGACGAGCGCGACCAGGAAAAGAACAACCAGTTGGGCTTCGACGTGGCGGAGAAGGAGTTTTGCATATCGCCCTGCATGACTGGCAAGGAGATGTCTTCCGTGGTGGAGCCAGACAAACTCTCCATGGTCATGTACCTCAGCCAGTTTTATGAGATGTTCAAGGACACAGTGCCACCCGGAG ATAAGCAAAACATGAGTCCGGAGGAGAAGGCAGCACTGATAGCCAGCACCAAGTCTCCCATCTCGTTCCTCAGCAAACTGGGTCAGAGCATAGCGATATCCAGGAAACGGAATCCAAAG gacaaaaaagagaaggatgTGGACGGTTtggggaagagaaggaaaaccAGTCAGTCTGAAGAT gaGGAATTATCCAGGGCCAGTCGTGACGACAGGCCGTGCGTCCCCGCTCTCCAGTCTGAGAGAAAAATGGACTGTGCCGCTGTGGGGAACCACAACAAAGTCAAGGTCATGGCCACCCAGCTGCTCGCCAAGTTCGAGGAGAACGCCCCTGCCCAGCACTCAGGACTCAAACGACAG GGCTCCCTGAGAAAGGATTTCCCGGTCAACATCGGCGGCAGCGACGTCTGCTTCTTCTGTCGAAAGCGCGTGTACGTGATGGAGAGGCTGAGCGCCGAGGGGAAGTTCTTCCACCGCAGCTGCTTCAAGTGCGACTACTGCAACACCACACTGCGACTGTCCTCTTATGCCTTCGACGTGGAGGACG GGAAATTTTACTGCAAGCCGCACTACTGTTACCGACTGTCTGGCTACGCCCAGAGAAAGAGGCCTGCTCCCTCCCCTGCTCCAATCACAGCGAAG GAGAACCTGACGCCCCAGTCCTCCCCATCGGCCGTAGACGCCCCAGGAAGGGCGATGGCAGCGGCGGCCCCCTCGTCCGAGCTCCAGCCCTCAG TGCCGGAGGTCAACGGACTGCAGGAGCCGAGCCTGGCCAAGCGCCTGCGTGGCACTCCGGAGCGCATCGAGCTGGAGAACTACCGCCTGTcgctgcagagggaggaggagctggaggaggtgccCGAGGAGACGCTGGCCGAGCACAACCTCAGCAGTGTGCTGGACAAGGCCACAGACGCCGACCTGGGCTCCAG TAGCTCAGAGtcagacatggaggaggaggatgagcaggaggaccaggacctggatcaggatcaggaggaggaggaggcggaagacCAACAGCTTGCCAGCCCCTCGGACCTCGGCGGCGTTCCCTGGAAGGAGGCGGTGGAGCTCCACGCCAAGCTGAGGGGCGACCCCGGCGACGAAGAcgacgaggagggagagggagagggggagcaCGATGCTCTGGGCGACGCGGCCAGCAGGAACGGCGAAttagatgaagaagaagaggaggaggaggaggaggatgaagatgacgaggagTCGAGCGATG AACCGTGTGAGGACGAAGACCTGGAGGCAGAAGCCAACAGCCCAGATATGGAGCCCGGAACAGAGATGGACCAGG ACGACATCCCTTCAGACGCAGAAGCCGAGTCTCGTCTGCACCAGTCGGAGGACGCTGGAGCACTTCCTGAAGAAGACAAGAAATCTGAGAGTGTGGGAGTGTCCTCCGGCGTTG AACCCTCCAGCATCAGCCCGATGCAGAAGGATGTTGTCCTCTCACCTCTCGAACCGCCACCAGAGcctgagacacag aTACTTCTTGTGAAGTCGCCCGGCACTCGCTTTTTCTCGGATCCGTTCATACCCGAGGAAACGACGGCCGAGAGGACAGCTCCTTCCCCGGCTGCCAGGAGCCCGCTGTGCCCTTCGCCcgtcccttctcctcctgctgctgccgctgctgccgcttcTCCCGTCAATGTCTCTGCCGCATCGCCTCCCAGTTCGCCCACCAGATCGCCTGTCGCCTCCCCACTCAAGCCTGCAATCAAGTCCCCCGTCAGATCCCCCGTCAGGTCTCCCGTTAGCCCACCGATCCGCTCCCAGCCCACCCCCCTACCGGAGACGCGCACTCCTATATCTCCCGTCTACCCTCACCGCTCCATTTGCCCTCTCACGGGTAACCCCCTCTCCCCAATCTGTGCGCAGCCGTTGCCTTGTCACGAACCGTCGTCGCCGCTCACCTCGGATTCTCCCGTCAGAACTCAGCCTGTCCCCGCGGTCACCTCCACGCCCATGGGCCAGACTGACAGGGGCACGCCGGAGCCCTCAAAGTCTATAGATTCCTCGACGGAGGAAGCTAAGAAGACCGATATCATCGAGGAATTTTGGCAAAAGAGCGCCGAGATAAGGAAAAGCCTCGGCCTGACTCCTTTGGATCGCAGTAGCAAAATCTTCGAAAAGAGCGTCGTTAAGGAGGCTCCGTCGCAGGACCCCACCCCTGTCAAGGCACCAGGTGTGTCAGAGGAGCAGAAGCCTGCCTTTACTGGCCGCGCTGTCATTCGCAGGCTCAACATCACTCTCGAGGGTCAGGTAATTACGCCCGTTGCCCCTGCCGAGCTCAAGAGTAATGGCTCTGATAAGAGGGacctcagcagcagctctggctTGGGGTTGAACGGCAGCATGGCCACGAGTCAGACGGCGAACAGCGACAGCTACACCATGTCCGACTCCACGATGCTCACCCCGCCCTCCAGCCCGCCGCCACCCGTGCCTGCAAATCAGTCTCCAGCCGTGTTCAGGCAGCAGAGACACCAGGTGTCCTGGAGCAACGGAACAGAAAGACTTCCACCGGAGCGCGTCAAAGAGCCACAAAAATCCAGGACTCCTGTTCCCGCGCCGCGGACCCAGCTGAGCCCCGCGTCTCAGCCCAAGCCTGCGCCCAGGAAAGTGCCATCGCCCCAGGCAGCTGCGGAAGCGGCTCCCGAAGTGGCTCCCGATGCGGCTCATGAAGCAGCTCCAGTGGTCGTCATGAGGGTGAAGAAGAAGCCCCGGtcggaggaggtgaggaagtcGTTTgtggagacggtggaggagATTCCGTTTGCCGATGACGTGGAGGAGACGTACGACGAGCGGACGCCGGAAACGAGCATGAACAGGTATTACACTCCACCCACCAGCAAGCCCAGCAGAGTGAAACCTCCTCTGCATCTGGCGCTGGCAATGGAGAACGGTAAACCCAACATCCCGGCTTCTAAGGCACAGAGGGCGACTCAATTCTCTCCAGAGGCCAAGGAGATCGCCGAGGAGAGAATCCGGGCCAGAGAAAAGTCTGTCAAGAGCCAGGCGCTGAAGGAGGCCATGGCCAAGCAGCTGAACAGAATGAAAGAATCCGACATTGACAAGGGCGCCTCGCCCAAAGTGGCCTGGAGCGCAACGCCGGACGCCGcgggaaaaagtaaaaagccgGCCGCATCACCGAAGTCGTCGGCCGTGAAAGCCCTCGAGAAGAAGACGGAGACTCTGCCCGAGCGCTTCTTCAGCAGCAACAAGAGCCTGGACAGCTCAGTGGCCTCGTCCGACGGCTCCTCCGCCGGCAAGAGCAAGAAGCGCAGCTCGCTCTTCTCGCCGCGCAAGAataagaaggagaaaaaggccAAGAACGACGGCAGCAGGCTCTCCGGCGCCGACGAGACGCCGCCCAAGCACAAGTCGCTGTGGAAGGCAGTGTTCTCCGGCTacaagaaggacaagaagaagaaggacgacAAATCGTGTCCGAGCACGCcgtccagcagctccaccacTCAGGACTCTGGCAAGAAGGGAACATCGCCAACCGGGAAATCATCAG ATTTGAAATCCCGCAGAAACTTGAGCTTCTCCGAGGACTCTGACCTGTCGTGCGACGACGTCCTCGAGCGATCCTCCCAGAAGTCGAAGGCAGAT TCGGTTTATGTTCCTCATGCGCTGGCGTTCAAGAGATCGTACGCCACGAAG AAAACCTACACGGAGGAAGAGCTGAACGCCAAGC